From a single Stigmatopora argus isolate UIUO_Sarg chromosome 4, RoL_Sarg_1.0, whole genome shotgun sequence genomic region:
- the nppcl gene encoding C-type natriuretic peptide-like, which translates to MLLCPVLLGATLLILAPMETPEARALHSSPDDAQLMEQLVDRYNDLLTMDDLENLLGGPAEEQSTLSSGAKGSDFPAKWADVPPQTPWLRLLRGALANQKPAEAERSRRGWNRGCFGLKLDRIGSMSGLGC; encoded by the exons ATGTTGCTTTGTCCCGTGCTGCTCGGAGCCACTCTGCTCATCCTGGCCCCCATGGAGACCCCTGAGGCTCGGGCCCTTCATTCTTCTCCGGATGATGCtcag TTAATGGAGCAGCTGGTGGATCGCTACAACGACCTGCTGACCATGGATGACCTGGAGAACCTtctgggcggcccagcggaggAGCAGTCCACCTTGTCCTCTGGGGCCAAGGGCTCCGACTTTCCCGCCAAGTGGGCCGATGTTCCGCCTCAGACGCCTTGGCTCCGCCTCCTCCGGGGGGCCCTGGCTAATCAGAAGCCGGCGGAGGCGGAGCGTTCGAGGAGGGGCTGGAACCGAGGTTGCTTCGGGCTCAAATTGGACCGGATCGGCTCCATGAGCGGCTTGGGATGTTAG